The genomic interval AGCGCGGTATTAATTTTTTGGATTGCGGTGTATCGGGCGGTCCAAGCGGGGCTCGCCGAGGCGCTTGCTTAATGGTTGGGGGAGATAAAAAGATTTTTTTAAAACACGAAAAATTATTCCAAGACATGGCCATTGCCCAAGGGTATCAGTTTTTTGAAGGGTATGGCGCTGGCCATTTTGTAAAAATGGTACATAACGGGATCGAGTACGGTATGATGCAGGCGATTGGCGAGGGGTTCCACGTATTAAAAAAATCGAAGTTTAATTTAGATTTAAAACGAGCCTCTAATGTGTATAATCATGGTAGCGTAATTGAGTCTAGATTGGTCGGGTGGTTAATAGATGCTTATAGAAAATACGGGGTTAGCTTAGAAAAAGTTGATGGTCGCGTGTCTCACACTGGTGAGGGTGAATGGACCATTAAAGCCGCTAAGGAGTTAAGGGTGCCGGTTAAAGTTATTGAGGATTCGTTTCGTTTTAGAGTTCAATCCGGCAAAAATCCCACTTACACTGGACAAGTTGTTTCGGCCCTGCGCGGAGAATTTGGTAGGCATCCAGTATTAAAAAGGCCGGTAAAAAAGGAGAGAAAGAAAAAATGAGACCAAAAAATTTGAAAACTAAAATTTATTTGGACAGCGGCGATCCGACTGAAACCAAAGCAGCGATTGACAGACTGGGCTTTTTAGACGGCCAAACTACCAATCCGTCATTAATTGCAAAAAATCCTGACGCCAGTGATAAAAAATTCAGCGAACAAGAAGTGTATGATTTTTATAAACATGTGGTCCAAGAAATATCCGGACTAATTCCTGATAGATCGGTATCGATTGAAGTCTATGCTGAAAAAAAGACGCCCGCCCGTAAGATGGTAAAACAGGCCCAGGCGATGTATGAATGGATTCCCAATGCCCACATTAAATTGCCAATTACAGCAGGCGGTCTTGAAGCGGCACAAAGACTGACTGAAGATAAAATTCGAGTAAATATGACTTTGTGTTTTACCCAACAGCAAGCCGCAGCCGTGTATGCCGCGACGCGCGGGGCGCAAAGGAGCGATGTCTATGTTTCACCGTTTGACGGGCGCTTAGATGATTTAGGCGAGTGTGGTGTATGCTTAATTGAAGATATTATGAAAATGTTTTCCCAAGGTGATGGACACGTGGAAACTTTGATGGCGAGTGTCCGAAATATCGATCATTTGCTTTATGCAATTTATACAGGCGTTGATATTATCACCGTCCCGTTTAAAGTTTTGAAAGAATGGGGCGATGCCGGCATGCCAGTCCCCAAAGAGTTAGGCAACCTCGATACTCTTCGCGGCCTGAAAAAAATTGAATATCAAGAATTAGATTTAACTCAAGATTGGAAAGCCTTTGATATCTCCCACCCTTTAACGGATAAAGGACTAGTCAAATTTGCCGCTGATTGGAATAATTTGATAAAATAATCATCTTTAATTCCTCCCTGTTACATTGCCGCCCCGGCCAGGTGATGGTGAAAGTTACTGCAATGTCATATCCAGCAGAGTCGAGGGATTTCTGATATTATTATAATAACAGTTTGAGATTTCTCCATGTGCCTCCATGGCCGCATAGTTGAAATGACAAAGACTTTATGCAAAAAGTTTTTATTAAAAATCGTAAAAATCAAAATTTGGCGGTGATTATTGAGGAGCACAGCTCACCTAAGGGTCTAGCTTTTGTTATGCACGGCCTTGGTTCATTTAAAGAGCAGGCTCAAATTGAAACCGTGGCTAAAGCTTTTAGGGATGCTGATTGCACGGTGGTGCGCTTTGACACAACTAATACTTTAGGAGAAAGCGATGGAGATTTTGCCCTAGCCACAACTACAAATTACTATGAGGACTTGGAGGATGTTTTAAAATGGTCAACCGAACAAGATTGGTACCAAGAGCCTTTTATTTTAGCCGGCCATAGTTTAGGCGCGATTTGTTCAGGAATTTTTACTCAAAAATTTCCTAAAAAAGTAAAAGCTTTAGCATTATTGTCTGCGGTTGTATCGGGTAAATTATCTGCCGAAGCTAGTGCTAGCGAGGTTAAAGAGTGGGAGGCTAAAGGCTGGCAGTTGCGAGAAAGCCGATCAAAACCAGGAACGCCGATGATAAAGTTGCCTTGGTCACACATGGTAGACCGTATGCGCTACGACCTATTGCCTCAGGCTAAAAAATTAACCATGCCGGTAATATTAATTGTTGGCGATGAAGACGAAACTACCCCCGTCAAACATCACAAAATTTTATATAAGGCCCTGCCCGGTAAGAAAAAATTGGAAGTCATAATAGGCGGCAGTCACGGTTTAAGGGGACCTGCCTTACCTGAACTTTACGAAATTTGCTTACAGTGGATTGCTAACTTGCCGCCTTAATGCCATTCCCGCGCAGTCTCTAAGTCATTCCTATACCGTATGGCAGTACGGGATAAACTCCGGCGAGAATCTCTATCAGATAGAGATCTCCCGATCATGAAGTCATACGGGCTGCCGTGGAGTCCGGATTGACGAGCGAAGTCAGCGCGTCACTTGAAAATATTTTTTTCGTTAGTATAATAAAATATACTAAAATTTTATATGGAATATAAAAAGTCGTCTCAAGATCCCAAAGTTATTGCCTTTACTTACGGCGTAATCGGGGCGCTATTAGTGTTGGTTATTGCCGGTTTTATTGCCTGGAATAGCCAAGAAGAGATAGTCCAATGGTTATCAGACAAACAAGGCGATCAAATAAAAACCTTGATTACCCAAAGCCCAAACGGCAATGAATATGACGGGAGCTTAGTGACGCAGGAAACGTTCGTGGTTGAAGCGGTCAAGCGGGCAAATCCGGCAGTTGTATCGGTCATAATTTCAAAAGATGTGCCCATCTACGAGCAGTATTATGAAAATGTTAATCCCTTTGGCGATGACTTTTTTGGCTTTCAAATTCCTCAATTACGCCAACGCCAAAACGGTACGGAAAAACGTGAAATCGGCGGCGGTTCAGGATTTTTAGTTTCTGCTGACGGTTTAATTATTACCAATAAACATGTGGTTGTTGCCCAAGACGCAGAGTATGCGGTTTTTACTAGCGACGGCGAAAGCTACGAAGCAGAAATTTTGGCGCGCGATCCTTTTTTTGACTTAGCCGTGATGAAAATTAAAGGCGATGATTTTCCGTATTTGGAATTTGCCGATTCTAGCGAAATACAACTTGGCCAAAGCGTAATTGCGATAGGCAATGCTTTGTCTGAATATCGCAATTCAGTGTCCGTTGGGATTGTGTCCGGTCTTTCAAGAAACATTGTGGCCGGTACCGGCTTCGGCCAATTTGAACAAATTGAAGAGGTAATTCAAACAGACGCGGCCATTAATCCCGGCAACTCAGGCGGCCCATTGCTGAATTTGTCAGGCAAGGTCATTGGCGTAAATGTCGCTGTGGCCGGGGGTGCTGAAAATATCGGATTTTCTATTCCGTCAAATAAAGTTAAATCCATTGTTGATTCAGTGATAGAAACGGGACGCATTGTACGTCCATATATTGGCGTGCGTTACCAGACTATAACGGAATCTTTGGCTGAAGCTAATGGTTTGCCTTATGATTACGGCGCCTTAATTGTTCGCGGCGAAACCAGCGAGGAATTGGCTGTGATTCCAGGGTCACCAGCCAATAAAGCCGGCTTAGAAGAAAATGACATAATATTAGAGATTGACGGAGTTAAGCTTGATGAGCGTTCTTTGGCTTCAGTTATTCGCGATAAGCAAGTTAGTGACACTATTACTTTAAAAGTGTATCAAAAAGGCGAGGAGAGAGAAGTGCGGATAACGCTTGAAGAGTTGTCTGAATAAGTATTGACAAAAATAAATATCTCAAGTAATCTTGTTACCCAATATGAAAGCTAAATCAACCAAACCTAAAGCGCCTCAAAAAATTGTTGAGTCAATGACACCAACTGAAATTTTTGAGTATTTTCCCAAACAAGCTCGGAAGCTCGCCATGACCATGACTGCCGCCGGATTGCATTGCGTTGGTTGCGGCATCGCTGAGTTTGAAGCTATTGGCGACGGCATGCGAGCTCATGGTATGGACCAAGATTATATTGATGGTCTAATTAATGAACTTAATGATATCGTCGTTGGCAAAAGCCAAGGCAAAGCGCCAAAGGCTGAAACGTTAAAGCCATTGAGCGAAATATAAAATGTCACTCCGAGAGAAGTCGAGGAATCTCACACTGCTGTAAGCTGTACTGATTATGGAAATGTTGAGATCTCTCCGCTGCGGTCGAGATGACAAATTTTAACTGCTATCCGGCAGTTTTTTTGATTGTTAAAATATGGTATAATGTGGGTACAACAAGAATAATTTACGGTATGGAGGTTCATGAGCCCCAAAATCCTGAGGCCCTAAATCATTTCGAACAACAGCACGTACCTAAAATTGAAGTTGATTTTGTGGGCGAGATAATCAGGGTAAGGGTAGAAATAGATAACCCGATGCAGCCGGTACATTACTTGGACTGGATTGAACTTTATGTTGACGACGAAGCATATGATAAAGTTGAATTTGAACCAGAAGACCAAGCCATAGCTGAGTTTGACGTTGCCAAAGACGCCAAAAGCCTAAAAGCAATATCTAATTGCCATTTGCACGGTGCCTGGCAAACAAAGTTAACATTATAATTATGATATATATTGGTTCTGATCACGCTGGCTTTAAGTTAAAGGAAAAACTTAAAGTCTTTTTGAAAAACAAAGGTTACGAAGTTATTGACGTTGGCAATACAACATACCAAAAGCTTGATGATTATCCTAAATATTCTACCCGCGTAGCTGAAAGGGTAGTGAAGCATAAAAGCAGTTTTGGCGTGATGATTGGGCATAGCGGCCAAGGCGAAGCTATGGCTTGCAATAAAGTTCGTGGTGCCCGGGCCGCCCTTGCCTACAGCACTGAAATTGCGCGTTTAGCCCGGTCGCACAACAACGCTAATATTTTATGCCTCGGCCAAGGTTTTACAACTTTGCCGATGGCCAAACAAATTACAGAAGTTTTTTTGAATACTCGATTCTCTTCGGCTAAGCGCCACCACCGGCGAGTAAAGCAGTTAAGCCGTATTCGGTAATGGTTAAAATTATCCCTACCATTTTAGTTAAGGGCGAATCAGAATTTTTGAATAAAGTAAAAAAGTATGAACCATATTTCAAAATTGCCCAAATCGATGTTTTAGATAACACCTTAGTAAAAAGTAAAAGTTGGCATAATTTTTCAAAAATAAAAAAAATTAATTCTAAGTTAAATTACGAAATTCATTTAATGGTTACTCGGCCTTCGGATTACTTAAACGAGTTGTCAGGGTTTAAAAAAATTAAACGGGTGGTATGGCACATAGAAGCTATTCGAGACGAATCTCAAATGCGCCAGTTGCTAAGCTTAGCCAAGAAAAATAAATGGCAAACTGGGTTAGCCATTAATCCCGAAACGCCGGTGAGCAAAATTACTCCCTGGCTTTTATCTTTTAATGTTATACTTGTAATGACAGTGGAGCCAGGTAAAAATGGCGCCAAATTTCAACCTCGTACGTTAACGAAAATTAAACAGCTCGCCAAACGTGTCGGACCTTATAAAATTGCCGCTGACGGCGGTATTAGCGATGCCACCGCGCCAAAGGTGGCGGCGGCCGGAGCGAGAATTTTATCTAGCGGGAGTTTTTTAAACCAAGGAGAAATTAAATCACAATTAACTAAATTACAAAATGCCATCAAAGAAATCAAAACTTAAAAAAAAGTCGCGAAAACCAAGCGGAAAAACAACTACAATTAAAGAAATCCAAGCCAGTTTTCGTCCCAAACTTAAAATTTGCGTTTCCGGCGCGGCGGCGGGCGAGTGCGTCCGGTTTGGTAAAGATAAAGCTTACGATGTGGGCAAGGCGATTGCCGAGCAAGGCGCGATTATCGTAACCGGCGCGACTAAGGGCA from Candidatus Buchananbacteria bacterium CG10_big_fil_rev_8_21_14_0_10_42_9 carries:
- a CDS encoding ribose-5-phosphate isomerase (catalyzes the interconversion of ribose 5-phosphate to ribulose 5-phosphate; enzyme from E. coli shows allose 6-phosphate isomerase activity); translated protein: MMIYIGSDHAGFKLKEKLKVFLKNKGYEVIDVGNTTYQKLDDYPKYSTRVAERVVKHKSSFGVMIGHSGQGEAMACNKVRGARAALAYSTEIARLARSHNNANILCLGQGFTTLPMAKQITEVFLNTRFSSAKRHHRRVKQLSRIR
- a CDS encoding transaldolase, which encodes MRPKNLKTKIYLDSGDPTETKAAIDRLGFLDGQTTNPSLIAKNPDASDKKFSEQEVYDFYKHVVQEISGLIPDRSVSIEVYAEKKTPARKMVKQAQAMYEWIPNAHIKLPITAGGLEAAQRLTEDKIRVNMTLCFTQQQAAAVYAATRGAQRSDVYVSPFDGRLDDLGECGVCLIEDIMKMFSQGDGHVETLMASVRNIDHLLYAIYTGVDIITVPFKVLKEWGDAGMPVPKELGNLDTLRGLKKIEYQELDLTQDWKAFDISHPLTDKGLVKFAADWNNLIK